The Diabrotica undecimpunctata isolate CICGRU chromosome 3, icDiaUnde3, whole genome shotgun sequence genome includes the window TATCTGCTTAGTAATCAGTTTTATTCCACACAATTAAAATCTGCTATGGCAAATATTCTAAAACCACCAAATATTCGTGGCATGCAGGTATTGAATAAAGACCTAATAAAAAAAGATATAGAAGTCCCTTATTTATCACTGAAGAAGGACAACTTGAATGAAGTCTTGCCAACACTAACGAAATACTtacttaaaattaaaaagtttaaacCAGTTGAACACATTGAGGATAATAAAGTGGATGTATGTTTGTCCCCTGAATTTATTAAAGATTGGACAGGTTTACCAGATGAAGTAAAATCTGTGTTAGAAGATGTACATATTACTGAAAATGATCTTAAAACAAAGCATATAGAGTTGACTTATGATAATTTTTCTGCAGAAGATTTACTTAAAGCTGTCCTCCCAACTGAAAAAGATGGTGAGTAAATATTTATGTGGTTGGGTAGATTCCCTCATCGTTAAAGGTGGATacaaactttaatattttatttaatgttgTAGGTTTATCAAGTTTTTCCCAGATGGGCCACATAGTTCACATAAACCTCAGAGAACATCTTGTCCCATTCAAAAGTATAATTGCTGAGATTCTTTATGACAAAATTCCTGGATGTAAGTCagtagtaaacaaaataaatgtaATAGATAATACATACAGGAATTTTAGTATGGAAGTGTTAAAAGGAGACAACAATATGATTACTACAGTTAAAGAAAATGCATGCAGTTTCAAATTTGATTTTTCTAAAGTTTATTGGAATTCTCGGCTATGTACTGAACATGAAAGGGTTGTTAAAAAGATTAAAAGCAGTGATGTACTTTTTGATGTATTTGCTGGCATAGGTCCTTTTTCAATACCTGCAGCTAAAAAGAAATGCTATGTTTATGCCAATGATTTGAATCCTGAATCTTTTAAATGGCTGGAATACAATTCCAAAGCAAATAAAGTTCATGTAGattattttaaatcttttaataaaGACGGAGCAGATTTTATAAAGACTGAGTTTAAGCAATTTTTAACAGCTCACTTAAAGAAGGAACAGAATGTTTTTATTACTATGAACCTACCAGCAATGGCTGTGGAATTTCTCAAATATTTTGAAGGGCTGTTTAATAGTGAGGAATTACCAGACTTTAAAAATATACCAGtaatatttgtttattgttttgttaaagGAGAAAATTATATGGAGCTTGGTAGAAAGCTTGTTTTAGATCATTTTAATTG containing:
- the LOC140437840 gene encoding tRNA (guanine(37)-N(1))-methyltransferase, which gives rise to MIYTFQNQVLNCIKNLSYLLSNQFYSTQLKSAMANILKPPNIRGMQVLNKDLIKKDIEVPYLSLKKDNLNEVLPTLTKYLLKIKKFKPVEHIEDNKVDVCLSPEFIKDWTGLPDEVKSVLEDVHITENDLKTKHIELTYDNFSAEDLLKAVLPTEKDGLSSFSQMGHIVHINLREHLVPFKSIIAEILYDKIPGCKSVVNKINVIDNTYRNFSMEVLKGDNNMITTVKENACSFKFDFSKVYWNSRLCTEHERVVKKIKSSDVLFDVFAGIGPFSIPAAKKKCYVYANDLNPESFKWLEYNSKANKVHVDYFKSFNKDGADFIKTEFKQFLTAHLKKEQNVFITMNLPAMAVEFLKYFEGLFNSEELPDFKNIPVIFVYCFVKGENYMELGRKLVLDHFNCSNSDIVDIFRVRTVSNFKEMMRVTIKLQKNILTGNQGKRKLEEDLNQDTKRNCVTEQDGKEQEESR